The following proteins are encoded in a genomic region of Diabrotica virgifera virgifera chromosome 1, PGI_DIABVI_V3a:
- the LOC126892209 gene encoding golgin subfamily A member 3-like, which yields MINSLTQIHENFQLEVSQLNNRIDTLDEKQNSLVNKIQQQQNSLVNLEQQQNDLKSNLERQIVELQTKINTQASLSHISVTNIDSEQTAPSSSIVYPGTVRTSKILKPPTFDGQTAWETYRFQFEAAARANGWNENEMAASLVVSLRGQAATVLQFLPQDAPNYTSLVQALETRYGQQHLKQVFQSQLKVRYQKHNESLQEFEADIKRLLHLAYPQAPRDFLEQIGIQAFIDGLHDIEMQQALRLQHHKTLDKALISAQEYEAAKNISRSLPQLKEIRFTENKQVTTTDNEQLVLSQILSLLQNIQQKPRNENRRCFNCGRMGHLKSNCRSRSQARKEEYKNEIRRSPSSTSRSLSQSLTRNDGRWSLRNRFPTTDHRKEENTLEFEVSHLKEQLAISKNKIERLREQVTILQEECKVIQNNAKTTQSNLENECQKLMKEKNVLNKQVQSQRQLAQKENVTEEVSLRMTTVEQSPKKRDDSNPEMLAQMMELLKELAEDTKEIKNQQKKQAETMNMLTEELKELKEEQKEYRREMGDLKLANEKAIKEINQLQNQLSNTNIRLQKLEGEKRKRNIVI from the exons ATGATAAATAGTTTAACCCAAATTCatgaaaattttcaattagagGTAAGCCAACTTAATAATAGAATAGACACATTAGATGAAAAACAAAACTCTTTAGTCAATAAAATACAGCAGCAACAAAATTCTTTAGTTAATTTAGAGCAACAACAAAACGATTTGAAATCTAATTTAGAAAGACAAATAGTTGAGTTACAAACCAAAATTAATACCCAAGCTTCATTATCACATATTTCAGTAACTAATATCGACTCTGAACAAACAGCCCCTTCATCTTCGATAGTGTATCCAGGTACCGTCAGAACGAGCAAAATCTTAAAACCACCGACATTTGATGGCCAAACAGCATGGGAAACTTATCGTTTTCAATTCGAAGCTGCAGCTAGAGCAAATGGCTGGAATGAGAACGAAATGGCAGCTTCCTTGGTGGTGTCGCTTCGAGGTCAAGCAGCGACCGTTTTGCAATTTCTTCCCCAGGATGCACCCAATTATACCTCTCTCGTACAAGCTTTAGAGACAAGGTATGGCCAGCAACATCTGAAGCAGGTTTTTCAAAGTCAGCTGAAAGTTCGATATCAAAAACATAATGAGagcctgcaagaatttgaagccgaTATTAAAAGATTATTACATTTGGCATATCCTCAGGCACCAAGAGATTTTCTGGAACAAATCGGTATACAGGCTTTCATAGATGGACTGCATGATATcgaaatgcaacaggctctgCGATTACAACACCACAAAACACTAGATAAAGCACTAATCTCAGCTCAGGAGTACGAAGCGGCGAAAAATATTTCTAGatctcttccacaattaaaagaaataagatttacAGAAAATAAGCAAGTCACTACCACAGATAATGAACAACTAGTTTTATCCCAGATATTAAGCTTACTACAAAATATCCAACAAAAACCTCGAAATGAAAACAGAAGATGTTTTAACTGCGGAAGAATGGGACATCTAAAATCCAATTGCAGAAGCCGATCCCAAGCACGAAAAGAAGAATACAAGAATGAGATCAGAAGGTCGCCTAGTTCGACATCCAGAAGCCTGTCGCAAAGTCTCACTAGAAATGATGGTAGATGGTCACTAAGAAACAGATTTCCTACAACTGACCATAGAAAGGAAGAAAATACACTGGAATTTGAAGTTAGCCATTTGAAGGAACAACTTGCgattagtaaaaataaaatagaaagatTAAGAGAACAGGTGACAATATTGCAAGAAGAGTGTAAGGTaattcaaaataatgcaaaaactaCACAGTCCAATCTGGAAAACGAATGTCAAAAACTGATGAAAGAGAAGAATGTGTTAAATAAACAAGTTCAAAGCCAACGTCAGCTAGCACAAAAAGAGAATGTAACCGAAGAAGTTAGTCTGCGGATGACCACAGTTGAACA ATCACCAAAAAAACGGGATGATTCAAACCCAGAAATGCTAGCCCAAATGATGGAATTGCTAAAAGAACTGGCTGAGGAtacaaaggaaataaaaaatcaacagaaaaagCAGGCGGAAACCATGAATATGCTAACTGAAGAACTAAAAGAGCTCAAAGAAGAACAAAAGGAGTATAGAAGAGAAATGGGAGACCTAAAACTAGCTAATGAAAAAGCGATTAAAGAGATAAATCAGCTGCAAAACCAATTAAGTAATACGAATATAAGATTACAAAAATTAGAAGGAGAAAAACGAAAAAGAAACATTGTGATTTAA